In one Terriglobia bacterium genomic region, the following are encoded:
- a CDS encoding sigma-54 dependent transcriptional regulator, with protein MAEVRQRAEKICNTNIPVLLNGDGGTGKEALARWIHARSSYRNGQFIKVNCAAIPGTLLESELFGYERGAFTGAQVSKCGRVELAHNGTLFLDEIADLDLSLQGKLLHFLQDGRFTRIGDNEERTVETRILCATNKDLEREIAAGIFRADLFYRINGMRLWLPRLRERKDDIPALANYLRAFYEKQFAKESPPLSAEFLAYLRELDWPGNVRELSNGMARYVLIGPEEVIAEEPPRKRSLRMSGASSEAAPVPLKHLAREATREMERNIILETLQANRWNRRKTAEALQISYRALIYKIRDAGLLARSTEVLADVPEKKSPASQSSRD; from the coding sequence ATGGCCGAAGTACGGCAGCGCGCCGAAAAGATCTGCAATACCAATATCCCCGTGCTGCTCAATGGCGATGGCGGGACGGGCAAGGAAGCGCTGGCGCGGTGGATTCACGCGCGCTCTTCCTACCGCAACGGTCAGTTCATCAAGGTCAACTGCGCGGCCATCCCCGGAACGCTGCTCGAGAGCGAGCTTTTCGGTTACGAGCGGGGCGCGTTCACCGGGGCGCAGGTCAGCAAGTGCGGGCGCGTAGAACTGGCGCATAACGGCACGCTATTTCTGGATGAGATCGCAGACCTGGATCTGAGTCTGCAAGGCAAGCTTCTGCATTTTCTCCAGGACGGCAGGTTCACGCGAATCGGCGACAACGAAGAGAGAACCGTAGAGACGCGCATCTTGTGCGCGACGAACAAGGATCTGGAGCGGGAGATAGCCGCGGGCATATTCCGCGCCGATCTGTTCTACCGCATCAATGGGATGCGGTTGTGGTTGCCGCGGCTGCGCGAGCGCAAGGACGACATTCCGGCGCTTGCGAATTATCTCCGCGCATTTTACGAGAAACAGTTCGCCAAAGAATCCCCTCCGTTGAGTGCGGAATTTCTCGCCTATCTGCGGGAGTTGGATTGGCCGGGGAACGTGCGGGAATTGTCCAACGGAATGGCACGCTATGTCTTGATCGGTCCCGAAGAGGTGATTGCCGAAGAGCCGCCGCGCAAGCGCAGTTTGCGGATGTCCGGCGCGTCTTCCGAGGCTGCCCCTGTTCCGCTGAAGCACCTTGCGAGGGAAGCGACCCGGGAGATGGAGCGCAATATCATCCTGGAAACGCTGCAAGCCAACCGCTGGAATCGCCGGAAGACGGCGGAGGCGCTGCAAATCAGTTACCGCGCACTCATCTACAAGATCCGCGATGCCGGGTTGCTGGCGCGGAGCACGGAAGTCCTGGCGGACGTACCCGAAAAAAAATCTCCCGCTTCGCAGTCCTCCCGCGACTAA
- a CDS encoding VanZ family protein, with translation MIDYSERQSRFTYWIPAILAAILISVFSTHYFSAEETGSILIPFLHWLFPWATRHTLHLMHVGIRKLAHVSEFGLFSILVFRGVRAGRTGWRLNWALATLTIAVAYAGLDEWHQSFVPLRGARPRDVAIDATGALLAQVLVWLYALRKWRSPAPPAAPADAAREEA, from the coding sequence ATGATTGATTACTCTGAGAGACAATCTCGCTTCACCTATTGGATCCCAGCGATTCTCGCCGCCATCCTGATTTCTGTTTTCTCCACGCACTATTTCAGCGCGGAGGAGACAGGGAGCATCCTGATTCCCTTCCTGCACTGGCTCTTTCCGTGGGCCACGCGGCACACCCTGCACCTGATGCATGTCGGCATCCGCAAGCTGGCGCACGTAAGCGAATTCGGATTGTTCAGCATTCTGGTGTTTCGCGGGGTGCGCGCAGGCCGGACGGGCTGGCGCCTGAACTGGGCTCTCGCGACTCTGACCATCGCCGTCGCCTACGCCGGTCTCGACGAGTGGCACCAGTCGTTCGTGCCGCTGCGCGGAGCCCGGCCGCGCGACGTGGCCATCGATGCCACCGGGGCCCTGCTTGCACAAGTCCTGGTCTGGCTCTACGCCCTGCGCAAGTGGCGCTCCCCAGCCCCTCCCGCAGCACCGGCAGACGCAGCGCGGGAAGAAGCGTAG
- a CDS encoding sigma-54 dependent transcriptional regulator has translation MSIAERILVVDDEPSIRKYLQTLLEVDGFHVETVCSGREALEKVSTGERPDFIILDVLMPEMNGIETLKELMQVDRSLNVIMLSCSNEVGTVVDAIRLGAHDYLTKPFEKGELDAAMLKCRKKKQLHEENQALREYCEQLTEDLSFLAASPQMVRIRQQILQIAPVDVPVFICGESGVGKEVVARMIHLRSKRRNQAFVKVNCAALPGELLESELFGYEQGAFTGAVRAKPGKFELANKGTIFLDEIAEMSTHLQAKLLHVLQDHQYSRLGGRQVVDMDVRVLAATNVDVQEAMKDGRFREDLYYRLNVLSINVPPLRERQTEIPLLFRHFLQKYAEKFGKTAIEPSHYLLEAAARYPWPGNLRELENFVKRYVILDDEEGSLRELVEMSTARQRTAPRVEAPPPREQGLKALVRGLKDEAEMEAIANALEKTRWCRKDAAKMLGISYKALLYKMRQFNLDTPRNRRGAATEETRREPAIRNV, from the coding sequence ATGAGCATAGCGGAAAGAATTCTGGTGGTGGACGACGAGCCGAGCATCCGCAAATACTTGCAGACGCTGCTCGAGGTGGACGGCTTCCATGTCGAGACGGTGTGCTCGGGCAGGGAAGCGCTCGAGAAAGTCAGCACGGGCGAACGGCCGGACTTCATCATTCTCGACGTGCTCATGCCCGAGATGAACGGGATCGAGACGCTCAAGGAACTGATGCAAGTGGACCGTTCCTTGAACGTTATCATGCTCTCCTGCTCCAACGAAGTGGGCACCGTCGTGGACGCGATCCGCCTGGGAGCTCACGATTACCTGACCAAGCCCTTCGAAAAGGGCGAACTCGATGCGGCCATGCTCAAGTGCCGCAAGAAGAAGCAGCTGCACGAGGAGAACCAAGCGCTGCGCGAATATTGCGAACAGCTCACCGAGGACCTCAGCTTCCTGGCCGCCAGCCCGCAGATGGTGCGTATCCGCCAGCAGATCCTGCAGATTGCTCCGGTGGACGTGCCAGTGTTCATCTGCGGGGAGAGTGGTGTCGGCAAGGAAGTGGTGGCGCGCATGATCCACCTGCGCTCCAAGCGGCGCAATCAGGCCTTCGTCAAAGTAAATTGCGCGGCGCTGCCGGGGGAGCTCCTGGAATCGGAACTGTTCGGCTATGAGCAGGGCGCGTTTACCGGAGCGGTGCGCGCCAAGCCCGGCAAGTTCGAGCTGGCCAACAAGGGCACCATCTTCCTCGACGAAATTGCGGAGATGAGCACGCACCTGCAGGCCAAGCTTCTGCACGTTCTGCAGGATCACCAGTATTCGCGGCTGGGCGGCCGTCAGGTGGTGGACATGGACGTGCGCGTTCTGGCCGCGACCAATGTGGACGTCCAAGAAGCCATGAAGGACGGGCGCTTCCGCGAGGATCTCTATTACCGCCTCAACGTGCTGTCCATCAACGTGCCGCCGTTGCGCGAACGCCAGACGGAAATTCCCCTGCTCTTCCGCCACTTTCTCCAGAAATACGCCGAGAAATTCGGCAAGACCGCGATCGAGCCGTCGCACTATCTGCTGGAAGCGGCCGCGCGCTATCCGTGGCCGGGCAATCTGCGGGAGCTGGAAAATTTCGTGAAACGTTACGTCATTCTCGATGATGAGGAAGGCAGCCTGCGCGAGCTGGTCGAGATGTCCACGGCGCGGCAGCGCACCGCGCCGCGCGTGGAAGCACCGCCCCCCCGCGAGCAGGGGCTTAAGGCGCTGGTCCGGGGCTTGAAAGACGAAGCGGAGATGGAAGCGATTGCCAACGCCCTGGAAAAGACGCGCTGGTGCCGCAAGGATGCGGCGAAAATGCTGGGAATCAGTTACAAGGCATTGCTCTACAAGATGCGGCAATTCAATCTGGACACACCGCGGAACCGTCGTGGCGCCGCGACGGAAGAGACACGGCGCGAGCCGGCGATTCGGAACGTCTAG
- a CDS encoding PilZ domain-containing protein has product MTERRTARRYDLTLPVVIRIPTERKAETQRGKTRDISTRGLYFVIDQDLQAGSELDITLTLPAEVTQGSEVLVRAIGKVIRVEQRLEDGNTRMGVAAVIERYDIIRGETSKN; this is encoded by the coding sequence ATGACTGAACGTCGTACGGCACGACGCTATGATTTGACTTTGCCGGTCGTCATACGCATTCCGACCGAGCGCAAGGCGGAGACGCAGCGCGGCAAAACGCGGGATATTTCCACGCGCGGCCTCTATTTCGTGATTGATCAGGACCTCCAAGCCGGTTCCGAACTCGACATTACGCTCACGCTCCCGGCTGAGGTTACCCAGGGCTCGGAAGTGCTTGTGCGCGCAATCGGGAAGGTCATCCGCGTCGAGCAACGTCTGGAAGACGGCAATACACGCATGGGCGTGGCGGCCGTGATCGAACGCTACGACATCATCCGCGGGGAAACTTCCAAGAACTGA
- a CDS encoding dTDP-4-dehydrorhamnose 3,5-epimerase family protein, producing MAAEPSATQKSAEGIVSLGTRNGIELAILKRSEKTLGKVIAKHDSADLIDGVRIEPLQIFPDDRGFFTEIARLGKGLATNMVPDATRKIQVSFTLTYPGTIKAIHYHCEQTDLWAPVIGMLQVFLYDLRRQSKTFGLINTLYVGRFRPWQILIPPGVGHGYKALGMDAIQLLYMTDRHYNPADELRLPYNHPDIAYDWETQHK from the coding sequence ATGGCGGCTGAACCATCCGCAACACAGAAGAGTGCAGAGGGCATCGTCTCGCTCGGCACCCGCAATGGTATCGAGCTGGCGATTCTCAAGCGTTCCGAAAAGACGCTCGGCAAGGTGATCGCCAAGCACGACTCGGCGGATCTGATTGACGGCGTGCGCATCGAGCCGCTCCAGATTTTTCCCGACGACCGCGGCTTTTTTACCGAAATCGCGCGGCTCGGCAAAGGGCTCGCCACGAATATGGTGCCGGACGCCACGCGCAAGATTCAGGTGTCGTTCACGCTGACCTACCCCGGCACCATCAAAGCCATTCACTATCATTGCGAACAGACCGATCTGTGGGCCCCTGTCATCGGCATGCTCCAGGTCTTCCTCTACGACTTGCGCCGCCAGTCGAAAACCTTTGGCTTGATTAATACGCTCTATGTCGGACGCTTTCGCCCTTGGCAAATCCTGATTCCCCCGGGGGTCGGACATGGCTACAAGGCGCTGGGCATGGACGCCATCCAGCTTCTCTATATGACCGACCGCCACTACAATCCCGCGGACGAGCTCCGCTTGCCCTACAATCATCCGGACATCGCCTATGACTGGGAAACCCAGCACAAGTAA
- a CDS encoding HAMP domain-containing histidine kinase encodes MTSLPTLPVERVSQGLPLGLVTSLLDTLEKPLLVIERSGRFVLATLQARQCLEARGIVDLASKDLFSQMLGIEPKVIFEQFESGEREVNLHVVGGGKKARARIQWLPEPDWLLVQFDPQPEAAEVEEGSSVLTIQDLLQEREVTYRNLLAAYLRLQDVNRQKTVFLGSAAHELKTPLAVIKGYYDLLLTGSLGRLNDKQREILEESKESCERLVRLVSMFLNYSALESGRLVLQLRENDLKDCLEELGKRWQEAFQRKGVRLETQIDSALPVFRFDYQKVQQAAGNLLDNALKHTPPGGCVTLLAAPHFWERRLAANKPLQERRGGRAPRANSVQVSVSDTGPGLAAEFHQEIFEDFMRVDRNTSGMGLGLAIAKRLVQAHRGKIWVDSEARQGSTFTFLLPIEQGQ; translated from the coding sequence ATGACCTCTCTCCCTACATTACCGGTTGAGCGTGTTTCGCAAGGCCTGCCGTTAGGCCTGGTCACATCGCTTCTGGATACGCTGGAGAAGCCCCTGCTGGTCATCGAGCGGAGCGGGCGCTTCGTGTTGGCGACCCTGCAGGCACGCCAATGCTTGGAAGCGCGGGGGATTGTGGATCTCGCGAGCAAGGATCTTTTTTCACAAATGCTGGGCATCGAACCCAAGGTAATTTTCGAGCAGTTCGAAAGCGGTGAGCGGGAAGTGAACCTGCATGTGGTAGGCGGGGGAAAAAAGGCCCGCGCGCGCATCCAGTGGCTGCCGGAGCCGGACTGGCTGCTCGTGCAGTTCGACCCGCAACCCGAAGCCGCGGAGGTGGAGGAAGGGTCCTCCGTGCTGACCATCCAGGACCTGCTGCAGGAACGCGAAGTGACGTACCGCAACCTGCTGGCGGCCTATCTGCGGCTGCAGGATGTAAACCGGCAGAAAACGGTGTTCTTGGGTTCAGCGGCGCACGAATTGAAGACGCCCCTGGCAGTCATCAAGGGCTACTACGATCTGCTGCTCACCGGCTCTCTGGGGCGGCTGAACGACAAGCAGCGCGAGATTCTCGAGGAATCGAAAGAGAGCTGCGAGCGGCTGGTGCGGCTGGTTTCCATGTTCCTCAATTATTCCGCGCTGGAAAGCGGCCGGCTGGTGCTGCAGCTGCGGGAGAACGACCTGAAGGATTGTTTGGAAGAGCTGGGCAAGCGCTGGCAGGAAGCCTTTCAACGCAAGGGCGTGCGCCTGGAAACACAGATCGATTCCGCGCTGCCGGTGTTCCGCTTTGACTATCAGAAGGTGCAACAGGCGGCGGGCAACTTGCTGGATAATGCGCTCAAGCACACGCCGCCGGGCGGCTGCGTTACGCTGCTGGCCGCGCCGCATTTCTGGGAAAGGCGTCTGGCGGCCAACAAGCCGCTTCAGGAGCGCCGCGGCGGGCGCGCGCCGCGGGCCAACAGCGTACAAGTTTCTGTCTCGGATACCGGGCCAGGGCTGGCCGCCGAATTTCATCAGGAAATATTCGAAGATTTCATGCGCGTGGATCGCAACACGTCGGGCATGGGCCTGGGTCTGGCCATCGCCAAACGGCTGGTGCAGGCGCATCGGGGAAAGATCTGGGTCGATAGTGAAGCACGGCAGGGCAGTACATTCACCTTTCTCCTGCCCATAGAGCAGGGCCAGTAG
- a CDS encoding choice-of-anchor D domain-containing protein, which yields MLPLVVLSGCVGVAGQGVNPAGGQAVIQASPATVNFGNVTVGTKSSLPVTLSNTGGSDLTISVLTLSGASFSVSGIAAPKTISAGQSATMNVTYAPSSAGSNSGSIVITSNDSKSPATIALSGTATTASVGQLTLSPASLNFGNVNVGGSSTLTSTLTNSGQAAANISQVNVTGTGFTVSGLTVPATLNPGNSVTLQVKYAPGSAGAASGSVSIISDAQGSPTTLALSGTGLQPGLSLLPASISFGNVVVGMINSQTVKITNSGNASLTISQATLTGSGFSTSGLTTPLTLAAGQASTFTVLFAPAAAGSVSGSLALTSNAPNSPASIPLSGSGVAATYTLSVSPTSLSFGNVNTGSSASQSVSIANTGNSNVTISQISVSGAGFSATGVGVPVTLSPSQKVTLTIQFSPSVAGSVSGTISVVSNASGSPAVISASGTGVTPTVAHSVALTWNASSSTISGYNVYRSTVSGSSYAKVSSTLVTGLTYTDGTVQSALTYYYVTTAVDASGNESAYSNEAQAVIP from the coding sequence TTGCTGCCACTGGTGGTTCTGAGCGGTTGCGTCGGCGTGGCCGGCCAGGGGGTGAATCCAGCGGGGGGGCAGGCCGTGATTCAGGCCAGTCCTGCAACTGTAAATTTTGGAAATGTGACCGTGGGGACGAAAAGCAGTTTGCCAGTTACGCTGAGCAATACAGGCGGTAGCGACCTTACGATTTCGGTGCTCACGCTGAGCGGCGCGTCCTTCAGCGTCTCGGGAATTGCGGCGCCCAAGACCATTTCTGCCGGGCAGTCGGCCACGATGAACGTGACCTACGCGCCATCGAGTGCGGGGAGCAACTCCGGGTCCATTGTGATCACCAGCAATGATTCGAAGTCTCCTGCGACAATTGCGCTTTCGGGAACGGCAACGACCGCGTCTGTGGGGCAACTTACGCTGAGCCCGGCCAGCCTGAATTTCGGGAACGTGAACGTGGGCGGCAGCAGCACGCTCACCTCGACATTGACCAATTCCGGGCAGGCTGCCGCCAACATTTCGCAGGTGAACGTTACGGGGACCGGTTTTACGGTAAGCGGCCTGACAGTTCCGGCGACTTTGAATCCGGGGAATTCCGTGACGTTGCAGGTGAAGTACGCGCCGGGGTCGGCAGGAGCGGCGAGCGGCAGCGTGTCCATCATCAGCGATGCACAGGGCTCGCCGACGACCCTCGCGCTATCCGGCACCGGCCTGCAGCCCGGGCTGAGTCTGTTGCCGGCGAGCATCAGTTTTGGCAATGTCGTCGTGGGCATGATCAATTCCCAGACGGTAAAGATCACGAACAGCGGGAACGCCAGTCTGACGATTTCCCAGGCCACCCTGACGGGCAGTGGTTTCAGCACCAGCGGGCTGACCACGCCGCTCACGCTGGCGGCAGGACAGGCCAGCACGTTTACGGTGCTGTTCGCACCGGCGGCGGCAGGCAGCGTGAGCGGAAGCCTTGCGCTGACCAGCAACGCGCCGAACTCTCCGGCTTCGATTCCGCTGAGCGGCAGCGGCGTTGCCGCCACCTATACGCTATCGGTCAGTCCGACCAGCTTGAGCTTCGGCAACGTCAACACGGGCAGCTCGGCTTCGCAGAGCGTCAGCATCGCGAACACCGGGAACTCGAACGTGACCATTTCGCAGATCAGCGTGTCCGGCGCAGGCTTTTCTGCAACCGGCGTGGGCGTCCCGGTTACGCTTTCGCCGTCGCAGAAGGTAACGCTGACCATACAATTCAGCCCGTCCGTGGCCGGAAGCGTAAGCGGGACGATCTCCGTGGTGAGCAATGCCAGCGGATCGCCGGCGGTGATTTCCGCGAGCGGAACGGGTGTGACTCCGACGGTGGCCCATTCCGTGGCCCTGACGTGGAATGCCAGCAGCTCGACGATCTCCGGCTATAACGTGTACCGCAGCACGGTGAGCGGAAGTTCTTACGCCAAGGTCAGCTCGACGCTAGTCACCGGATTGACCTACACGGATGGGACCGTTCAGAGCGCCCTGACCTACTACTATGTGACGACGGCGGTAGATGCCAGCGGCAACGAGAGCGCCTATTCCAACGAAGCACAGGCCGTCATTCCGTAG
- the rfbD gene encoding dTDP-4-dehydrorhamnose reductase, with protein MRILIIGARGMLGTDLLQEWKTDEVIPATSQDADIRDPQQVRSLLARTRPDWTVLTAAYTDVDGSERNPEQAFAVNAAGAENVARAAQACGSRLFFVSTDYLFDGTATRPYEPEDPIAPLNVYGQSKAAGEKAVRENHINWCIARTSWLFGASGVCFPEKILRAADSRPELTVVADQVGSPTFTRDLAQAIRDLVRSDARGTLHVTNEGSCSWFEFAREILRQAGRASVSVLPTTTAETARPARRPAYSVLSPASLHARGLRLRHWRDALAAYLKELREQGKLT; from the coding sequence ATGCGCATTCTCATCATTGGTGCGCGGGGGATGCTCGGAACCGATCTTCTGCAGGAATGGAAGACGGACGAGGTGATTCCCGCGACCTCGCAAGACGCCGATATCCGCGATCCGCAGCAGGTGCGCAGCCTGCTTGCCCGCACACGCCCGGACTGGACCGTCCTGACAGCGGCCTATACCGATGTCGACGGGAGCGAGCGCAATCCGGAGCAGGCCTTTGCGGTGAACGCCGCCGGCGCCGAAAACGTGGCCCGCGCCGCGCAGGCATGCGGCTCGCGCCTGTTCTTCGTCAGCACCGACTATCTCTTTGACGGCACCGCGACGCGCCCCTACGAACCGGAGGATCCGATTGCGCCTCTCAACGTCTACGGACAATCCAAGGCCGCGGGGGAAAAGGCCGTGCGCGAGAACCACATCAATTGGTGCATCGCCCGCACTTCCTGGCTGTTCGGCGCATCGGGTGTGTGCTTTCCGGAAAAGATCCTGCGCGCCGCGGATTCCCGGCCGGAATTGACCGTCGTCGCCGATCAGGTAGGTTCGCCGACCTTTACCCGCGATTTGGCGCAGGCCATCCGCGACCTCGTGCGCAGCGATGCCCGCGGAACCTTGCACGTGACCAACGAAGGATCCTGCTCCTGGTTCGAATTTGCCCGCGAAATTCTCCGCCAAGCCGGCCGCGCCTCGGTCTCCGTGCTGCCCACTACGACGGCGGAAACTGCGCGCCCGGCAAGACGGCCGGCCTACTCCGTGCTTTCCCCGGCCAGCTTGCATGCCCGCGGCCTGCGCTTGCGCCACTGGCGTGACGCCCTGGCCGCTTACCTGAAAGAATTGCGGGAACAGGGTAAGCTAACTTGA
- a CDS encoding tetratricopeptide repeat protein — protein sequence MQRTTKLGLFLGLFLLAGALGGGCSRDVNTRKQRYFHQGSQDFDRGRYPEAIISFSRALQLDPRYAEAHYKMAQCFLQQGNAAGAYQELLRTVHFQPDNWAAQLDLGQLLLTGGKKQEAKEQAVLILRSNPAHFEAQILLSNADAALGNLQDALQEANDAVRMAPERSLPYLNLALIEERAGALPDAETHLQKAHTLEPGSLAPLMALGNLYERQQRWAEAEEQVQSAITLAPKNALPRAALAGLYAMQGKNDLAEKVLADAKQQLPDDPAAYRMLGDYYLRRNDQAKALAEFAALSAAHPKDLPLKKTYIELLILTQRIAEAAQLNDDILKKEPQDATALVLRGQIQVQQKNFAEAVATLQQAVKYAPDNAAGHYQLGLAFQGQGNSSQAESEWHEAVRLRPDLSEAWRALGYSAMQRQDWNALESAGDQLRKIAPAAAEGYLFHATARFNEGDAAAAEADFHRLVELAPQGALGYVQLGLLRARQKRWNEAESFYRQALTHEPDSLEALRGLVDLDLRRKRPADAIQKIQAQIARRPENAALYFLLGQAQFTNKMPAEAEQALARSVQLDSSNSNAAILLADVQASRGEAEQAISSYQRALKLAPSNVRLYVAQGSLFEAKGNWQQAQSLYQKALSIQPDDAFAANNLAYLLLEHGGNVNVALSLAQIARRGLPSLPNSADTLGWAYYHNGAFSLAAQLLEEAVRQAPANAAYRYHLGLIYQKLNKPGRARAEFEMAVSLDPNSFIAENARRALGQSSGR from the coding sequence ATGCAGCGTACGACAAAGCTAGGTCTGTTCTTAGGGCTGTTTCTTCTCGCCGGCGCACTGGGTGGTGGTTGCTCGCGGGACGTCAATACACGCAAGCAGAGGTACTTCCACCAGGGAAGCCAGGATTTTGATCGCGGCAGATACCCGGAAGCCATCATCTCTTTCTCCCGGGCCTTGCAGCTCGACCCGCGTTACGCCGAAGCGCACTACAAGATGGCACAGTGCTTTCTCCAGCAAGGCAACGCGGCAGGGGCATACCAGGAACTTCTGCGCACCGTTCATTTTCAGCCGGATAACTGGGCCGCACAACTCGATCTCGGCCAACTCCTCCTCACGGGCGGGAAGAAGCAGGAGGCCAAAGAGCAGGCCGTACTGATCCTGCGCAGCAATCCTGCGCACTTCGAAGCGCAAATTCTCCTTTCCAATGCGGATGCCGCGCTTGGAAATTTGCAGGACGCGCTGCAGGAAGCCAACGACGCGGTGCGCATGGCTCCCGAGCGTTCCCTCCCCTACCTCAATCTGGCCCTGATCGAGGAGAGGGCCGGCGCACTTCCGGACGCCGAAACACATCTTCAAAAAGCACATACACTGGAGCCAGGCTCACTTGCTCCCCTCATGGCCCTGGGGAATTTGTACGAGCGGCAGCAGCGCTGGGCGGAGGCGGAAGAACAAGTGCAATCCGCTATCACTCTCGCTCCAAAGAATGCTCTTCCCCGCGCGGCCCTGGCGGGCTTGTACGCCATGCAGGGAAAGAACGATCTCGCGGAGAAAGTTCTGGCCGATGCCAAACAGCAATTGCCGGACGATCCTGCTGCATACCGCATGCTCGGCGACTACTATCTTCGCCGGAATGATCAGGCCAAGGCCCTCGCCGAATTTGCTGCCTTGTCCGCAGCGCATCCGAAGGACCTTCCGCTCAAGAAAACGTACATCGAGCTCCTCATTTTGACCCAGCGCATCGCCGAAGCCGCGCAACTCAATGACGATATCCTCAAAAAGGAGCCGCAGGACGCGACCGCGCTCGTTCTGCGGGGGCAGATTCAGGTGCAGCAGAAAAACTTTGCCGAGGCCGTCGCCACGCTGCAGCAGGCCGTCAAGTACGCTCCGGACAATGCGGCAGGCCACTATCAGCTGGGTCTTGCATTTCAAGGCCAGGGGAATTCCAGCCAGGCAGAAAGCGAATGGCACGAAGCCGTGCGCTTGCGCCCTGACCTTTCCGAAGCCTGGCGCGCGCTGGGCTATAGCGCCATGCAGCGCCAGGATTGGAATGCGCTCGAATCGGCCGGCGATCAGCTCAGGAAGATTGCACCAGCGGCCGCCGAGGGGTATCTGTTTCATGCCACCGCAAGATTCAACGAAGGGGACGCCGCTGCGGCAGAAGCCGACTTCCACCGCCTGGTCGAGCTTGCCCCGCAGGGCGCCCTCGGCTATGTACAGCTCGGCCTGCTGCGCGCCCGGCAAAAACGCTGGAACGAAGCGGAATCGTTTTACCGCCAAGCGCTGACTCACGAACCGGACTCCCTGGAAGCGCTGCGCGGCCTCGTGGACCTCGATCTCCGCCGGAAACGGCCTGCGGATGCCATTCAGAAGATCCAAGCGCAGATCGCGCGCAGGCCGGAAAATGCGGCCCTGTATTTTCTGCTCGGCCAGGCGCAATTCACGAACAAAATGCCTGCGGAAGCCGAACAGGCGCTGGCCCGCTCTGTGCAGCTCGATTCCAGCAATTCGAATGCAGCAATTCTCCTCGCAGACGTCCAGGCGTCCCGCGGCGAGGCCGAGCAGGCCATCTCCAGCTACCAGCGGGCCCTCAAGCTGGCACCATCCAATGTGCGACTCTATGTCGCGCAAGGCAGTCTCTTCGAAGCCAAGGGCAACTGGCAGCAGGCGCAGTCGCTTTACCAAAAGGCGCTTTCGATCCAGCCAGACGACGCATTTGCGGCCAACAATCTGGCCTACCTGTTGCTGGAACACGGCGGCAACGTCAACGTCGCCCTGTCGCTCGCGCAAATCGCGCGCCGCGGCCTGCCCAGCCTGCCGAATTCCGCCGACACCCTGGGCTGGGCCTACTACCACAACGGCGCTTTTTCGCTGGCTGCGCAGCTGCTCGAAGAAGCCGTTAGGCAGGCCCCCGCCAATGCGGCCTACCGCTACCATCTCGGGTTGATCTATCAGAAACTGAACAAGCCCGGGCGGGCGCGCGCGGAATTCGAGATGGCCGTCAGCCTCGATCCAAATTCTTTCATCGCCGAGAACGCCCGCCGAGCCCTAGGACAGAGCTCCGGCAGATAA